Proteins encoded in a region of the Populus alba chromosome 13, ASM523922v2, whole genome shotgun sequence genome:
- the LOC118040149 gene encoding uncharacterized protein, with protein sequence MFFTLFGWRKASKCKRLMKQIQYRINLLKTKRHSIVRQLRDDVAQLIKAGYENIAFNRAELLFKDENIVAIYELLDGFCEFIVANLSYIRWNKDCPNDVNEAVSTLIFSSARCGDVPELRAVRKIFGQHYGQRFEKTALELLPGNLVNFQVKERLSILSVPDDVKQRLVDKIAKDYCLRPEILALEYASELQQQEEEHREHQVRDKDVQNNGSKIEESKRDVLDGNDLEGKAIYIDSRSTSRSSTTSTHYFQNSHTSSGSINSSIAQQSSPDTLESPTRNKAEKEDNFAGLHSPSKFKVVALSTEESQVASSDYSTTSKHKEERKMAGTSSESLPQFPEEMIVYLDDVEEVQSITKEGSCQDKRIFKFKSSRFLPKKEKVEDSCDVKHMDQYESGSEKSSSSSSRRKTNVKRSRRRSISQEHSSAEDIQCMLYYNKPCKRYTTDPKHKSQLPSKHQKKTAIGKSEETCDADKRQKQPHRSNHCCLNHPCYFCTNDGRVAHEVPPRNQKRLVTVVHHFHCPTTGESDAEMERYAFPHQPRRKSCEFGASTCDFFTSQDWQPDLQRKRNSTSSNVSSAYPCPKPTSSLTGKEPKAPYLRAMTMPQERSKNSNRENVERSSSFPIESPFHVHPKLPDCDDIAAKFTALKREHAKNTHA encoded by the exons atgttttttaccTTGTTTGGGTGGAGAAAAGCTTCCAAGTG CAAGAGGCTGATGAAGCAAATTCAATACCGGATTAACCTATTGAAGACGAAGAGGCATTCAATTGTAAGGCAGTTAAGGGATGATGTTGCTCAGCTCATTAAGGCCGGCTATGAAAATATTGCATTTAATAGG GCTGAGCTtcttttcaaagatgaaaatatTGTAGCGATTTATGAATTATTGGATGGTTTCTGCGAATTCATCGTTGCCAACCTGTCATATATCCGCTGGAACAA GGATTGTCCTAATGATGTCAATGAAGCAGTTTCAACTCTTATATTTTCCTCTGCAAGATGTGGGGATGTACCAGAGCTTCGTGCTGTTCGGAAGATCTTTGGACAGCATTATGGCCAAAGATTTGAAAAGACAGCTCTTGAACTATTGCCTGGGAACCTTGTTAATTTTCAG GTAAAAGAGAGACTTTCTATTCTGTCAGTTCCTGATGATGTGAAGCAGAGATTGGTGGATAAGATTGCTAAAGATTACTGCCTCCGACCAGAGATTTTGGCACTTGAATACGCTTCCGAGCTGCAGCAGCAG GAAGAGGAACATAGAGAGCATCAGGTCCGAGATAAAGATGTTCAAAATAATGGCAGTAAAATAGAAGAATCTAAGAGGGACGTTTTAGATGGCAACGATCTAGAAGGGAAAGCAATATACATTGATTCAAGGTCGACAAGCCGAAGTTCAACAACATCAACTCACTATTTTCAGAACAGTCATACAAGCAGTGGTTCCATTAATTCTTCCATAGCTCAGCAATCTTCACCTGATACACTGGAATCTCCGACGCGCAACAAAGCAGAGAAAGAGGACAATTTTGCAGGACTGCATTCACCATCAAAATTTAAAGTGGTTGCTTTAAGCACTGAAGAAAGTCAGGTAGCTAGTAGTGATTACTCTACCACCTCAAAACACaaggaagagagaaagatggCAGGAACTTCTTCAGAGAGTCTGCCTCAGTTTCCAGAGGAGATGATAGTCTATCTTGATGATGTAGAGGAGGTTCAATCCATCACAAAAGAAGGTAGCTGCCAGGACAAGagaattttcaagttcaaatcatCTCGGTTCCtgcctaaaaaagaaaaagttgaaGACAGTTGCGATGTAAAACATATGGATCAGTATGAATCAGGGAGTGAGAAGTCAAGTTCAAGCAGCTCTAGAAGGAAAACAAATGTTAAAAGATCAAGAAGGAGATCGATATCTCAAGAACATTCAAGTGCTGAGGATATCCAATGCATGCTTTATTACAACAAACCATGCAAAAGATACACAACTGATCCCAAGCACAAATCACAGCTTCCCAGTAAGCATCAAAAGAAGACTGCAATAGGAAAGAGTGAAGAAACATGTGATGCAGATAAGAGGCAAAAACAACCTCACCGCTCCAACCACTGCTGCTTGAACCATCCCTGTTACTTCTGCACCAATGATGGCAGAGTTGCTCATGAGGTTCCACCTCGGAACCAAAAGAGACTCGTCACTGTTGTTCATCATTTCCACTGTCCCACAACTGGAGAATCAGATGCAGAAATGGAACGGTATGCCTTCCCTCACCAGCCTCGGAGAAAAAGCTGTGAATTTGGTGCTTCCACGTGTGATTTTTTTACCAGCCAAGACTGGCAGCCTGATCTGCAAAGGAAACGAAATTCTACAAGCAGCAACGTTTCTTCTGCATATCCATGCCCCAAACCAACTAGTTCATTGACGGGAAAAGAACCAAAGGCTCCTTATCTAAGAGCCATGACAATGCCCCAAGAAAGGTCCAAGAACAGTAACAGAGAAAATGTTGAAAGGAGCAGTTCCTTTCCCATTGAATCTCCCTTTCATGTCCACCCTAAGTTGCCAGATTGTGATGACATAGCAGCTAAGTTCACAGCTCTCAAGAGAGAACATGCAAAGAACACTCACGCATAG